Below is a window of bacterium DNA.
TGTCCCACCTCGCTATGCAATCAAGCCGGGAGACAAGAGTGCAACGAAGGGCGAGATTCGGGTTCCGAGCGACCGTCTCAAGGGTACCACAAACTCTATCAGCAGATTCCGAGGCGCCGGCAGCATGGGTCAAAAGTGCCCATACGGCCGCACCACTGACCGAGTTAATACCGTCCTGAACCGCGCAATACACCGGATCGTCTCGTCCCCATCGGGAATTGTCCGATGTGGCCGGTGGTGGAGACCCCTTTGTTGCATAGCGTTCGAGAACTTCAACCAGAGCTTCCTTGACCATGTTCTCCTTGTCCAGTCGCTCGATGGCTTTTATTACCGACTTCTGTAGATCATCGTCGTCGATCTTTGCGCACTGAAGAGCCAAAGGGATCAGCCTCTCATCGCTCAATCCTCCTTTGACTAAACCATCCAGTCCCCTGGCAACATACTGCCTGGAGATGCCCTGTTCATGGATCAGACGGCCCACAAAGTTGTAGTGCTTATCTGGATCCTTGGTGACATGCTCAACGAATGCTCTGCTTAACTCTACGATTCCGCCTTTAAGGAATGGCTGGTTCGGTTTGCCCCATCCTGTCGAGTCATCATATTTCCTCATCGCAGCAAGCCATTGGTCCTCGGTCATGTGCTGGCAAACTCTTGTGGGAATAGGGGATAGAACCGCCCTCATGCCGTGGCTTTCCGGCGGCTCACGTCTGTATTTGGGGAACTTGCGCCGGAGCTCCATGAGGTCTTTCTTGCAGGGCACATTCTCGTTTAGGAAGTTCTCTGGGAGCACCTCAAGCAACGGAAGACGACTTCGGCCTAGATAGCCGCGTTCGATTGGGGATTGAATTGGCCCCTTATCGATAGATAGCACCAGCTTTGCCATCTCCTGTTTCTGGGATGCGGAGAAATGAGCAAATGTGATTCGCAGTAGCTCCGAGGCATCCCACTGAGTGTCTGCATAGCTGCCAAGGTTGCGGAGTATCTCGGCATTGAAAAGAAGGTCAAAAGCTCTCGAAGCATATCTGGCCGGCTCGGTCTGATAGCACCATGCAACTAGGCGGCACAAAGAGATGGATTCGGGATCTAGTAGGTCGTCCGCAAGACGAACGAATTCTTCAGGATTGTCCTTTGCCAGTACACTAAGCTCCTTTCTGGCGAGGCTCATCAGCTTCCATGCCGGCTTGAGGGTGTCGTCCCCGTCTGGCAGATAGACACTGAAGACTCGATCGAGGGAGTACTCTGACAATCCACGGTGCTTATATGCGGTCTCCGTAGCCAAGCGTTTGAGTTTTGCCAACAGGATCTCTAAGGTCCTAATCTTGTGCGTCTCCAGAAGCCTCCCCAGTATCTGCAGCTCCATATATATTCCGGTAGGCTTCCCTCTGGCACGACGTTCGCTGTGGATTTCCTGCTGAATGGCCTTGTCGAGCTCCTTGGACAGGCAATCGAGTGCAAGTTCGAGATTTGAGCTTACCATGTTCTTGACCACTGACGGTGCCCACCAATCGGCGATGTTGACCAACTCCATAGGCACTTGCCGGAAGAGCTCGGCCGCGCGCCCGTCTTTCCAATCCTTCAGGTCTGCGAGAATCCGTGCGATTGCGAGCCAGTCATTGCTGGCCGCTCTTATTGCGCACAGGATGTCTATGACTTCGGTCGGTCTATGGCTCGCAACCCGCCCCAGGACCCCGATGGCAGCATTCCGGCTCGGGTGCTCCGGCCGGACGATATCAACGAAAAAACGATTGCCCAACGCGTCGAACCAGCCGGGAGAGTGCACCGCGCTCAGGAACCTCGACGTGAAATCTCGCGGCCCTTTGCCAAAGTCGGCTTCGTTAGCGCCTTCGCCCTCCGCTGAAGCGAAATGGGTATCCTCATCAATCAGAGAGCCAACCAACCTTCTCTCGGCATCGGTTGGATCCCGTTCATTAGCGACTAGCTTCACGATGAGATCAAACAGATGTGCTCTGATACTGCGGGACCGCAGGAAGTCCGAGAGCTCGGCTTCGTATCGCCGCGCAGGGGGTGTTCCCCTCAGCAGCCATAAGACCTGCTTAACCTGTGATCTTATGAATACCGATTGGTCGCCCTGAAGGACCCTTTCGGCGTAGTCTTTCCCCTTCCTCAATTCGTTCAGCGCGAACACGTAGTCAAGAAATGATTGGTGCAAGAAGCTCACCCGGTGATGCCTTTCATTGATCCGAATGATCCCCGAGCTGCTCAACGCGTCTGCCTCTAGCCGTCTGCCCTCCAGAATGTCGTCCAGCACAAAGAGGGATTTCGTCTCATTCATTTGCCTGGCCATATCGTTCAGCAAGCTGACACGCAGCTTGTCATGAGATGGGTCCTGCAAGCGCCTGCCCGGTGAAATATTCTCTATCCACAGCTTGCGGTAGAGGTCCTGAAGTGACCTGGGTGCCGGGGCTGTCTCATTAGGATCATACGTCTTCGTGAAGAGCTCCAGATGGAGCGGCACTTTCAGCAGGTCTTTGAGAGCGGCTGTCATTTGGTCTGAGGGGATACCCAATTCATGCAGGACTTGCGTCACCTGATCGATAGAGAAGCCATGCACTTCAACTTTCTTTGCTTTGGGGACTAGTTTCCTGAAGGCTGGTTCGATATTCAAATCAAAGTCCCTGCAAGAGCACACCAGCTTGACGTTACGAATCACGCGGATCAGAGCTATAAGCCTTAAATAGAAATGGAGAGTCTTGGGGCTTCTGGATTGGCTTTGGCTAAGCGCGTCGAGCTGGTCCACCAGGACGACAACTGGGCCCTCATCCGCGCAGGCGGCAACGAGTTTCTCGAAGTTGTCAAGCGAATCCAGCTGTTCCCTCAATTGACTCTCCGACGAAACAAGGAGTTCGTCGGCCTTCAAAGCAACGACTGCCATTCCTTGTGACAAGAGCTCCTCATACACATCCCTCATGACGACCGTCTTGCCCGTTCCCGCCCCGCCAGAGACAATTGCGAGTCGGTTTTCCTTGTCCCCCTCTTCGTTGATCCAGTCGAGGAGCTCTTCCACCTGATCCATTCTTATATGGAGTCGTTTGTGCAGACGTTCACCTATCGTATTGGGGGCATTTGCCAGA
It encodes the following:
- a CDS encoding ATP-binding protein, coding for MPKPGGSSTHAGTRFENWLTAEFLAKAITDPSLRVGPQQRQQPQLRGQEAHPKAQGPKPAIDDLVIKGGKRDEYYFCRTTAKPYWSIAALFEKNKRGESVISILFEQFRQTQNDGIILATNRTCPFLSEACGIAIEAAADENGWLSKLNVERQKEWNNVKCRLDLDGKGMLLFARSLRCRVIDDIELLKASIAVSLEGHVMNHNHAIYTLFDMASDLAVHGGVFGQKEVLERLEKEGFHSKAALSSSEVVELFRAASVGLANAPNTIGERLHKRLHIRMDQVEELLDWINEEGDKENRLAIVSGGAGTGKTVVMRDVYEELLSQGMAVVALKADELLVSSESQLREQLDSLDNFEKLVAACADEGPVVVLVDQLDALSQSQSRSPKTLHFYLRLIALIRVIRNVKLVCSCRDFDLNIEPAFRKLVPKAKKVEVHGFSIDQVTQVLHELGIPSDQMTAALKDLLKVPLHLELFTKTYDPNETAPAPRSLQDLYRKLWIENISPGRRLQDPSHDKLRVSLLNDMARQMNETKSLFVLDDILEGRRLEADALSSSGIIRINERHHRVSFLHQSFLDYVFALNELRKGKDYAERVLQGDQSVFIRSQVKQVLWLLRGTPPARRYEAELSDFLRSRSIRAHLFDLIVKLVANERDPTDAERRLVGSLIDEDTHFASAEGEGANEADFGKGPRDFTSRFLSAVHSPGWFDALGNRFFVDIVRPEHPSRNAAIGVLGRVASHRPTEVIDILCAIRAASNDWLAIARILADLKDWKDGRAAELFRQVPMELVNIADWWAPSVVKNMVSSNLELALDCLSKELDKAIQQEIHSERRARGKPTGIYMELQILGRLLETHKIRTLEILLAKLKRLATETAYKHRGLSEYSLDRVFSVYLPDGDDTLKPAWKLMSLARKELSVLAKDNPEEFVRLADDLLDPESISLCRLVAWCYQTEPARYASRAFDLLFNAEILRNLGSYADTQWDASELLRITFAHFSASQKQEMAKLVLSIDKGPIQSPIERGYLGRSRLPLLEVLPENFLNENVPCKKDLMELRRKFPKYRREPPESHGMRAVLSPIPTRVCQHMTEDQWLAAMRKYDDSTGWGKPNQPFLKGGIVELSRAFVEHVTKDPDKHYNFVGRLIHEQGISRQYVARGLDGLVKGGLSDERLIPLALQCAKIDDDDLQKSVIKAIERLDKENMVKEALVEVLERYATKGSPPPATSDNSRWGRDDPVYCAVQDGINSVSGAAVWALLTHAAGASESADRVCGTLETVARNPNLALRCTLVSRLDCIARWDKACAFELFETAYSDGDPVVLGASCNLLAAVLSKELFPKIAPLFREIMNSEIEGDQAGNRKKWAGAGAAICYLRGYAGASVLFSEAQKGDEHVRSGIAEGFIQYLRDKEHTATCLRHLAELLSDESQNVLRQVSFAFRKMDVPDFPDALDFSRTFASSAVVKTDAEAFLKYLEKCACTYPQDCLSLMKMHRNFQKPNTMGNFLGAEGANIVLTIIDCATDEATKNGALDVLDELYEDGSWGVAEALEKLDRDESLAGS